In Streptacidiphilus sp. P02-A3a, the DNA window AGCAGACCCGGGTGCCGCTGTACCAGCGCGCCTCGGGCTTCGGCTTCCCCGGCGTCCGGGTCGACGGCAACGACGTGCTGGCGGTGCTCGCGGTCACCCGCTGGGCGCTGGAGCGGGCCCGCAGCGGCCAGGGCCCGACCCTGGTCGAGGCCTTCACCTACCGCATGGGCGCGCACACCACCTCGGACGACCCGACCCGCTACCGGATCGCCGACGAGTTGGAGTCCTGGCGGCTGAAGGACCCGATCGAGCGGGTCAAGGCGTACCTGCTGCGCGAGGGCTGGGCGGACAGCGAGTTCCTGGAGTCGGTCGAGGCCGAGAGCGAGCAGCTGGCCCGCCGGGTACGCGAGGGCGTGCGCAGCATGCCCGACCCGGACCCGTCCTCGATCTTCGAGCACGTGTACGCGGAGGGACACGCGCTGGTCGACGAGGAGCGCGAGGGCTACCTGGCCTACGCCGCCTCGTTCACCGACGCGGGCACGGACAAGGGGGAGAACGCCTGATGGCCGCCGAACAGTTCACCATGGTCAAGGCCCTCAACGAGGCGCTGCGGCGGTCCCTGGACGAGAACCCGAAGACCCTGGTGATGGGTGAGGACGTCGGCCGTCTCGGCGGCGTCTTCCGGGTCACCGACGGGCTGCACAAGGACTTCGGCGAGAGCCGGGTGATCGACACCCCGCTGGCCGAGTCCGGCATCGTCGGCACCGCGATCGGCCTGGCGCTGCGCGGCTACCGCCCGGTGGTGGAGATCCAGTTCGACGGCTTCGTCTACCCGGCCTTCGACCAGATCGTCACCCAGCTGGCGAAGATGCACGCCCGGGCGCTGGGGCAGATCAAGCTCCCGGTCACCATCCGGATCCCGTTCGCGGGCGGCATCGGCGCGGTCGAGCACCACAGCGAGTCGCACGAGGCGTACTTCGCGCACACCGCCGGACTCAAGGTGGTCGCGCCGTCGAACCCGGCGGACGCCTACTGGATGCTGCGGCAGTCGATCGCCTCGGACGACCCGGTGGTCTTCCTGGAGCCCAAGCGGCGCTACTGGGACAAGGCCGCGCTGGACCCGTCCGGCACCCCGGACCTGGGCCTGCACCAGGCCCGGATCGCCCGGCCCGGGCGCGACCTGACCCTGATCGCCTACGGCCCGATGGTCAAGCTCTGCCTGGAGGCGGCGGCCGCCGCGGCCGAGGACGGCCAGCAGCTGGAGGTCGTCGACCTGCGCTCGCTCTCCCCGGTCGACTTCGACACCCTGGCCGAGTCGGTCAAGCGCACCGGCCGCGCCGTGGTCGTGCACGAGGCCCCGGTGTTCCTGGGCATGGGCGCGGAGCTGGCGGCGCGGATCACCGAGCGCTGTTTCTACTCGCTGGAGGCTCCGGTGCTCCGGGTCGGCGGCTACTTCGCCCCGTACCCGCCGTCCCGGGTGGAGGACGCCTTCCTGCCCGACCTGGACCGGGTGCTCGACGCTGTCGACCGCGCCCTGGCCTTCTGAGGGTGTGAGGAGACCATCATGAGCACCACCAAAGAGTCCCTGCGTCAGTTCAAGATGCCCGACGTGGGCGAGGGGCTGACCGAGGCCGAGATCCTCACCTGGTACGTCAAGCCCGGCGACGCGGTCACCGACGGACAGGTCGTCTGCGAGGTGGAGACCGCCAAGGCGGCGGTCGAGCTGCCGATCCCGTTCGACGGGGTGGTCCGCGAGCTGTTCTACGGCGAGGGCACCACGGTCGACGTCGGCCAGGTGATCATCAGCGTGGCGGTGGCCGGGGAGGCCGCGGCCGAGCCGGCTCCGGCGGCTCCGGCGGCGGAACCGGCCGAGGCCGAGGCCGAGCCCGCCCGCCGCGAGGTGCTGGTCGGCTACGGCCCGCGCACCGGCACGGTGCAGCGCCGCGCCCGCAAGGCCGCCCCGACCGCGGCGCCGGTGGCGACTCCGGTGGCGACTCCGGTGGCCGCGCCCGCCCCGGTCGCCGCGCCGCCCGCCCCGGCGGCGGTCCCGAGCCCGGCCCCGAGCCCGGCCCCGGTCGCGGTCGCCGAGACCGACGGGACCGCCCGGCCGCTGGCGAAGCCGCCGGTGCGCAAGCTCGCCAAGGACCTGGGCGTGGACCTGCGCACGGTCACCCCCACCGGCCCGAACGGCACCATCACCCGCGACGACGTGTACGCCCTGGTCGCCGCCCCGGCCGCGGAACCGGCCGCGGAACCGGCCGCGGCTCCGGCTCCGGCCGCGGCCCCGGTCAGCGCCGTGCCGGTCGGCGGTGCCGACCTGCGGGTGCCGATCCGCGGTGTCCGCAAGGCCACCGCCGCCGCGATGGTGGCCTCGGCGTTCACCGCGCCGCACGTCACCGAGTGGGTGCAGGTGGACGTCACCCGCACGATGAAGCTGGTGGCCCGGCTCAAGGAGACCGGCGAGCTGGGCGCGGGGGTGCGGGTCAGCCCGCTGCTGCTGGTCGCCAAGGCGCTGCTGACCGCGATCCGGCGCCACCCGGAGATCAACGCCAGCTGGGACGAGGCCAACCAGGAGATCGTCCACAAGGGCCGGGTCAACCTCGGCATCGCCGCCGCCACCCCGCGCGGGCTGATCGTCCCGAACATCAAGGACGCCGGTTCGCAGACGCTGTCGCAGCTGGCGGGGTCGCTGACCACGCTGATCGAGACGGCCAGGGAGGGGCGGACCTCCCCGGCCGACATGCAGGGCGGGACGGTCACCATCACCAACGTCGGCGTCTTCGGCGTCGACTCGGGCACCCCGATCCTGAACCCCGGCGAGGCCGCGATCCTGGCCTTCGGCCAGGTCAGGGAGCTGCCGTGGGTGCACAAGGGACGGGTGGTACCGCGCCGGGTGACCACCCTGGCACTCTCCTTCGACCACCGGCTGGTCGACGGGGAACTGGGCTCCCGGGTGCTGGCCGACACCGCCGCCGTGCTGGAGCAGCCCAAGCGGCTGATCAGCTGGGGCTGACCGGAGGCCGCGGCTGGCCCGTCGGGGTGACAGCACCCCGACGGGCCGCTGATCCTACGATCTACCCGGGTACTCCTTCGCCGTTCAACTAAGCGGAGGAGTACCTGCCCATGCCACCGACGCGCCGTTTCCGCGCCCGGATCACCGCCCTGGCCCGCCCGTGTACCAGCGCCCTGCCGGTCGCGCTACTGCTGCTGGCCGCCGTGGCCGGGCTGGCGCCGCCGCAGGCCGCGACCGCCGCCCGCCGGGGCGGGGGCCCGGGGCTGATCGGCAGCCGGTCGCTGGTGTCCAACGGCGACCCGGCGAGGCGGATCTCCATCCTCCTGCTCGGGGACGGCTACACCGCCGCCGAGCTGCCGCGCTACCGCGCCCAGGCGGCGGCGGTGTGGCAGGCGCTGATCCAGGTCGAGCCGTTCCGCAGCTACCAGCACTTCTTCGACGTCACCCGGCTCGACCTGGCCTCGCCGCAGTCCGGGATCCGCTCGGGCTCGCCGCTGGGCATGCACTTCGGCTGCGACGGCATCGCCCGGCTGCTCTGCGCCGACGCCCAGGCGATCGGCCGCTACACCGGCGGCTCCGGCGACGGCCAGTACGTGGTGGCGCTGGCCAACTCCGGCTCCTACGGCGGCGAGGGCGGGGACGGGATGGCCACCCTCTCGGCGGGCTCGCCGAACGCCGCGCAGATCGTCCAGCACGAGTTCGGCCACTCGATCGGCGCCCTCGGCGACGAGTACGACGCCGCGCCGGCGGACGCCGACTACCCCAACCTGGCCACCGAGGACGCCGCCACCATGCGCCGGGAGCAGTCGAAGTGGTGGCGCTGGCTGGGCGCGGCCGACCCGACCGGCGGCACCGTGGGCGCCTACCCGAGCGGCAACGGGCTGTACCGGCCGACCCGCGACTCGATCATGCGGACCCTCGGCGGCGTCTACAACCTGCCCTCGCGCGAGGCGCTGATCGAGGCCTTCTACCGGCAGGTCCGGCCGGTCGACCGGATGGACCCGGGCCCCGGCGTGGTCAGCCGCCCCCGGACGCTGCGGGTCTTCCCGGTGCCGCTGGTCGGCCCCAGGCAGCTGGCGGTGACCTGGACCATCGACGGACGCAGGGCCCCGAACCCGGCCGTCCACGGCGACCGGCTGGACACCTCCCGGCTGGGCCTGGCCGCCGGGCGCTGGGCGCAGGTCAGCGCGACCGTCGAGGACACCACCCCGTGGCTGCGCGACGAGGCCTTCCGCCGGGACCGGATGACCGAGACCGTCAGCTGGGTGGTGCACGCCTGACCCTCCCTCAGTTCCGCTGGTCCCGAGGAGCTCCGGGCCTCCTCAGGGCCCCACGCGACCCTCGTACATCCCCTGGTACATTCGAACGATCTTTTGGACCGGGTCGGGGGAGAGTCAGTTGAGGCACAGGCGCAGACGGACCGCTGTCTGGTCGGCGGTGGGCGGGGCGGCCCTGGTGGGGGCGCTGCTGGCGACGCTGTCGCCGCTGGCCTCGGCCCAGTCCTCGGGCCCGTCCGCAGACCCGGCGCGGTCCGAGCGGATACCCGCGGTGGCCACCGGTTCGATACCCGCGCCGCGTCAGGCGCGGCTGGGAACCGTGTCGGCCGCCGCGCTACAGCGGTTCTGGACCCCGGCCCGGCTCGCCGCGGCGACCCCGGTGGACGCGGCCACCGGCGCCCCGGCCGACAAGGCCTCCGGTTCCTCCCGCACCGCCGCCGTCCGGGCCGCCGCCGCACTCCCGGCCGGGGTCGGCCACTCCTACGACAACGCCCGGCCCTCGGTCGGCATCCTGGTGTACGCGGACAAGAACCTGAACACGCACTACTGCACGGCCTCGGTGGTGACCAGCCCCGGCAAGAGCATGATCCTCACCGCGGCGCACTGCCGCCCCGGCTCCTGGGCCGCCTTCGTGCCGGACTACCAGGCCGGGGCCAGGACCCAGCCGTACGGGATCTGGAACATCAGGACGGTCTACACCGACAGCCGCTACGCGGCGACCGGCAGCGGGACCGACTACGACTACGCCTTCGCCAAGGTCGCCCCGGACAGCCGGGGGAGGCTGCTGCAGAACGTAACCGGGAGCAACGTCCTCACGCTCACCCCGAGCTACGTCAACTGGGCCGGGGTCACCGGCTACCCGGCGGTCTCGTCCGCCCCCGCCGACAAGGCGATCACCTGCTGGAACTGGACCAGCAGGCTCACCGGCCTCACCCAGATGCAGTTCCTGTGCACCGGCTACTACTCCGGCACCTCCGGCAGCCCCTGGCTGATCCACCTGAACAGCGGGACCAACAGCGGCGACGTGATCGGCGTGGTCGGCGGCTACGAGTACGGCGGTCCGAACTCCTGGATCAGCTACAGCCCGATCTTCACCCGGAACACCTTCACCTTGTACAGCTACGCCAACTCCCACTGAGGGCAAAGCGGCGGTAACCAGCTGAAATAACCCGACTGCGGGAGCAAATTCATCCTTCCATAGGATGAGTGCACCATGTTTGTCGACCCTGCTCCGCCGCTGTCCCCCGCCGCCGCCATCCCCTCACCCACCGTCGAGGCCCCCGCCGGATCCGTCGCCGTCCGGACGGATCCGCCCGGCGGACGCCGGGCCTGGCTCGCCTGGTCCATCGGCGTCAGCGTCTACGCCCTCGCCGTCGTCCACCGGACCAGCCTCGGCGTCGCCGGGATCGCCGCCGCCGGCCGGTTCGGCATCGGCGCGTCCGCGCTGTCCACCTTCGCGATCCTGCAGGTGCTGGTCTACGCCGGGATGCAGGTCCCGGTCGGCCTGCTGGTGGACCGGTTCGGGCCGCGCCGGGTGCTCAGCTGCGGGCTGGTGCTGCTCACCGCCGGGCAGCTCGGCTTCGCCTTCGCCACCGCCTTCACCCCGGCGCTGATCTCCCGCGCGGTGCTCGGCTGCGGCGACGCGATGACCTTCGTCAGCGTGCTGCGCGTGGGCGCGCTCTGGTTCCCGCACCGGCGCAACCCGTTCATCGCCCAGCTCACCGGACTGGTCGGCACGGTCGGCAACCTGGTCAGCACCACCCTGCTGTCGCAGGTGCTGCACAGCGCGGGCTGGACCCCGACCTTCGCCACCACCGCGCTGCTGGGCGTGCTGGTGCTGGCCATGGTGGTGCTGTTCCTGCGGGAGACCCCGGACAGCCCGGCCCGGGCCCCGCTGTTCCGCACCGCCCGGGCCGACCCGGCGACCGCGGATGCCCCGGGCGCGCCACCACGCCAACCGCTGCTGCCGCAGATCAAGGGCGCCTGGCGGGAGCCCGGCACCCGGCTCGGGCTGTGGGTGCACTTCACCACCGCCTTCCCCGCCGCCGCCTTCCTGCTGCTCTGGGGGATGCCGTTCCTGATGGAGGGCCAGGGCGAGTCCCGGGCCACCGCCGCCGGACTGCTCTCGCTGATCATCGTGGCCAGCATGGGCTTCGCCCTGCTCTTCGGACGGCTGGTCTCACGTCACCCGGCGGTGCGCAACCCGCTGGTGTTCACGGTGGTCCTGGGCACCGGCGGGATCTGGGCCGTGGTGCTGGCCTGGCCCGGTCCGCACGTGCCGATGTGGCTGCTGCTGGTGCTGGTGCTGGTCCTCGGCAGCAACGGCCCGGCCTCGCTGGTCGGCCTCGACTACGCCCGGCCGGTGAACCCGCCGGAGCGGATCGGCACCGCCTCCGGGATCGTCAACATGGGCGGCTTCATCGCCGCCGTACTCGCGCTGTTCGGCATCGGCCTGGTGCTGGACCTGCTGACCCCCGGCGGCGGGGACGACTACACCCCGCACGCCTTCCGGCTGGCCTTCTGCGTGCTGTACCTGCCGATGGCGCTGGGGCTGACCCAGATCCTGCGGCTGCGCGCCCCCGCCGCCCGCCGGGAGGCGGAGCTCGGGCTGCACCGCCCGCCCGGCGGAACCGAGCCGGTCAGGGGGTGACCGCCAGGTTGTCCAGGATCCGCCCGGCCAGCTCCTGGTCGCCCTCGACCTTCACCTCGGCCCCGGCCGCCGGGATCCGACCGCAGGTCAGCCGGGCGAAGGCCTCCCAGTCCAGGGACAGCGACACGGACGGGGCCAGGGTCACCCGGGCGTCCACGCTGCCCCGGCCGTCGGCGTCCACCCGGACCGTGCGCATGAACTCCAGCGGGCCGCCGACGTCGAAGACCGCGGTGCTCCCGGCGGGCGCGCCGGCCAGCTTGGCGACCGCCTTCGGCAGCATCTCCACCAGGTAGTCGCGGGTGATCACGGCCGCCGCGGAGTCCAGCCCCCCGGGGGCCCGCAGCGCCCGGCGCAGGTCCTGCTCATGGGTCCAGACGTCGAACACCCGGGTCCGCAGCAGCTGGTGGTACGGGATGTCGCGGGAGTACGGGCCCATCGGCCAGCGCACCTCGTCCAGCGGCTGGTAGCGGTCGCCGCGCAGCACCCGGGTGCGGCGGATGACGGTGTACTCCAGCTCGGCGGTCATCTCCGGACCGGTGTGGCAGCGGCGCTTGTCCACCGGCACCTCGCAGTAGCGGGTGAACTCGTCGACCACGTGCCGCAGATCGCTCGGCAGGGTGTGGATCGGACGCGGATCACCCAGCAGCTCCGTCTCCATGGCGATCACGTGGGAGACGACATCGCGTACCGACCAGCCGGGGCACTCGGTGGGGCGGTTCCACTCGCCCTCGGTCAACGGCGCCACCAGCTCGGAGACGGCCTCGATGGACTGCGTCCAGGCGTCGGCGTACGCCTGGACTATCTGCGTGTCGGTCACGTTTCGACCCCTTGGCTCCGGGCACCCCGGCGGCGGACCCTCGATTGATTGCCTCGCGCCCCCGCACCGGTCGCGGAAAGCCGACGAGCGCACAAGTGGCACGTTACGCTCCCCTATGTCACCGGGTCAGCGCTTTAACGTGTTGATCGTAGAGCCCTTCCCTGAGCGGGTGGTACTGTGCGCGCCTCACTCCTGCAGATCGACGTCGACCTCAACGAGCCCGCGGACGCCCGGCGCGCCCGGGTGGCGGACCTGGTCCGCGCCCAGCACGCCAGTGACCTCGTGGTTCTCCCCGAGCTCTGGCCGCTCGGCGGTTTCGCCTATGACGAGTGGTCACCCGGGGCGGAAACCCTGGACGGACCGACCGCCGAGATCATGTCCGAGGCCGCGCGGAGCGCGGGCGTCTGGCTGCACGCGGGGTCCATCGTCGAACGCGACCCCGACGGTCCCCTCTACAACACCTCACTGCTGTTCTCGCCCTCCGGCGAGCTGACCCACACCTACCGCAAGATCCACCGCTTCGGCTTCGACAGCGGCGAGGCCGCGGCGATGGGCCCGGGCACCGAGATCGCGGTCGCCGCCACCGAGTTCGGCACCCTCGGCCTGGCCACCTGCTACGACCTGCGCTTCCCGGAGCTGTTCCGGACGCTGCTGGACGCGGGCGCGGAGATCTTCGTGGTCCCGGCCGCCTGGCCCGCCCGCCGCCGCGAGCACTGGACGCTGCTGGCCCGGGCCCGGGCGGTGGAGGAGCAGGCGTTCGTCCTGGCCTGCAACACCGCCGGGAGCCACAGCGGGGTGCCGCAGGCCGGGCACAGCCTGGTGGTCGACCCCTGGGGCGAGGTGCTGGCCGAGGCCGGGGCGGGCGAGGAGGTGCTCACCGTGGAGTTCGACCCGGGCGCGGTGGCCCGCACCCGCGCCGACTTCCCGGTGCTGCGGGACCGGCTGATGGGCATCGCCGTCCCGCGGTACTGAGCCGCCGCAGTACTGAGCCGCCGCAGTACCGAGCCGCTCAGCCCTTGGCCAGCACCTCCGCCAGGGTCCGGAACAGCAACGCGGTCGAGGTCGCGCCCGGATCCTGGTGGCCGATGCTGCGTTCGCCCAGGTAGGAGGCCCGGCCCTTGCGGGCCTGCAGGGGCACGGTGGCCAGCGCGCCCGCCGCGGCAGCCTCCGCGGCGGCCGCGGCGGCCACCGCCGGGCCCTGGTCGGCGGCGGCCCCGAAGGCCGCCGCGGCCGGGGCCCAGGCGTCCACCATGGTCTTGTCGCCGGGCTGCGCCGCGCCCAGCCGCCGCACCGCCTCCAGACCGGCGGTGAACGCCGCCGCCAGCCGCTCGGCGTCGGCGGGGGTGTCCGCCGGATCCGCCCCGGGCGGGTTCAGCGACTTGCCCATGGCCCGGAAGGCGCTGCCGTACAGCGGTCCCGAGGCGCCGCCGACGCTGGAGATCAGCGTCATCCCGGCCTTCGCCAACACCGCGCCCGGGCTGGGCAGTTCGGCGCCGTCCAGGGCGGCCGCCACGGCCCGGAAGCCGCGGCGCAGGTTCGCCCCGTGGTCGCCGTCGCCGATGGCGGCGTCCAGCTCGGTCAGCTGCTCCGCGGCCTCCTCGACGGCCGCCGCGGCGGCCAGCAGCCAGGCGCGGGCGGCCCCGGCGTCCAGCCCGGTGGGCTCGGCCATCGGCTCACACCCCCCAGCGCAGCGCCGGGGTGTCCACCGGGGCGTCCCACAGCTCCAGCAGCTCGGCGTCGGCCCGGCACACGGTGATCGACACCCCGGCCATGTCCAGGCTGGTCACGTAGTTGCCGACCAGGTTCCGGGCGATCCGCACGCCCTTCGCCGCGAGCAGCGCGGCCACCTCGGCGTAGACGATGTAGAGCTCCAGCAGCGGGGTCCCGCCCAGGCCGTTGACCAGGACCAGGACCTCCTCGCCGGACTCCAGCGGCTGGTCGGCCAGGATCGCCGCCAGCATGTCGGCGACGATCTCCTTGGCCGGGCGGAGCTTCTCCCGGCGGCGTCCGGGCTCGCCGTGGATGCCGACGCCGACCTCGATCTCGTCCCCGGGCAGGTCGAAGCCGGGGCGCCCGGCGGCCGGGGTGGTGCCGGAGGTCAGCGCGACCGCGAAGGAGCGGGAGGCGGCGTTGACCCGCCGCCCGACCGCGGCGACCTCGGCCAGGCCGTCCCCGCGTTCGGCCGCGGCGCCCGCGATCTTCTCGACGAACAGGGTGGCGCCGGTGCCGCGCCGACCGGCCGTCCAGGTGGAGTCCTGGACCGCGACGTCGTCGTCCACCAGGACCGTCTCCACCGAGACGCCCTCCTCGGCCGCGAGCTCGGCCGCCATCTGGAAGTTCAGCACGTCGCCGGTGTAGTTCTTGACCACCAGCAGCACCCCGGCGCCGCCGTCGACGCCGAGCGCGGCGGCCAGCATCTGACCGGGGACGGGCGAGGTGAACACCTCGCCCGGACAGGCGGCGTCGAGCATCCCGGGGCCGACGAACCCGGCGTGCAGCGGCTCGTGGCCGGAGCCGCCGCCGGAGACCAGGGCGACCTTCCCGGCCCGGGTCGCCGCGGCCCGGGCGACCACCCGCTCCTTGACGTCCACCCGTAGCTCGGGGTGGGCGGCGGCGATCCCGGCGAGGGCGTCGGAGACCACGTCATCCGGAGAGTTGATGAGTTTCTTCACGCTGCGGCTCCTGGGGGTGGCGGAAGCGGCACTAGCATGGGGGAAATGAGCACTGTCGTTGGCATCGTACTCGTCTCGCACAGCCGTGACCTGGCGTCCGGCCTGCGCGCCCTGGTGGAGCAGCTGGCCGCGGGGCTGGTCCCGATCGCCGTGGCGGGGGGCACCGAGGACGGCGGCATCGGCACCAGCTACGAGCTGATCGCGGCCGCGGTGGCGGAGGCCGACCGGGGAGCGGGCGTGGTGGTGCTGCCGGACCTGGGCAGTTCGGTGCTGACCACCCGGCTGGTCCTGGACGACCTGGGGCGGGAGGACCTGGTGATGGTCGATGCTCCGTTCGTGGAGGGCGCGGTCGCGGCCTGCGTCCTCGCCTCGACCGGCGCGGAGCTGTCGGCGGTCGCCGCGGCGGCCCGCGAGGCCCGGCAGATCGCCAAGTTCTGACCGCCCGAACCGGGCGAGGGCCGCGTCCGACGCCGGACGCGGCCCTTCGGGGTCACTCCCCCGGCGCCGGTCACTCCCCCCGGCGCTTGGGACGCCAGACCACCAGCGCGCTGCTCTGCCGCGCCGGGGCGTACGGGACCAGGTCCCGGCGGTAGGAGGCGTGCACCGCCGCCTCGCGCTGGTTGGCCGCCGCGCCCGCGTTGGCGACCTCGCCCTGGAGCTCGGCCACCCGCGCCCGGAGCGCGGTCACCTGGTTCTCCAGCTCGATGATCCGCTTGATCCCGGCGAGGTTGATGCCCTCCTCCTGGGAGAGCCGCTGCACCTCGCGCAGTTGGTCGATGTCCCGCGCCGAGTAGCGCC includes these proteins:
- a CDS encoding alpha-ketoacid dehydrogenase subunit beta — its product is MAAEQFTMVKALNEALRRSLDENPKTLVMGEDVGRLGGVFRVTDGLHKDFGESRVIDTPLAESGIVGTAIGLALRGYRPVVEIQFDGFVYPAFDQIVTQLAKMHARALGQIKLPVTIRIPFAGGIGAVEHHSESHEAYFAHTAGLKVVAPSNPADAYWMLRQSIASDDPVVFLEPKRRYWDKAALDPSGTPDLGLHQARIARPGRDLTLIAYGPMVKLCLEAAAAAAEDGQQLEVVDLRSLSPVDFDTLAESVKRTGRAVVVHEAPVFLGMGAELAARITERCFYSLEAPVLRVGGYFAPYPPSRVEDAFLPDLDRVLDAVDRALAF
- a CDS encoding dihydrolipoamide acetyltransferase family protein — its product is MSTTKESLRQFKMPDVGEGLTEAEILTWYVKPGDAVTDGQVVCEVETAKAAVELPIPFDGVVRELFYGEGTTVDVGQVIISVAVAGEAAAEPAPAAPAAEPAEAEAEPARREVLVGYGPRTGTVQRRARKAAPTAAPVATPVATPVAAPAPVAAPPAPAAVPSPAPSPAPVAVAETDGTARPLAKPPVRKLAKDLGVDLRTVTPTGPNGTITRDDVYALVAAPAAEPAAEPAAAPAPAAAPVSAVPVGGADLRVPIRGVRKATAAAMVASAFTAPHVTEWVQVDVTRTMKLVARLKETGELGAGVRVSPLLLVAKALLTAIRRHPEINASWDEANQEIVHKGRVNLGIAAATPRGLIVPNIKDAGSQTLSQLAGSLTTLIETAREGRTSPADMQGGTVTITNVGVFGVDSGTPILNPGEAAILAFGQVRELPWVHKGRVVPRRVTTLALSFDHRLVDGELGSRVLADTAAVLEQPKRLISWG
- a CDS encoding M64 family metallopeptidase, translated to MPPTRRFRARITALARPCTSALPVALLLLAAVAGLAPPQAATAARRGGGPGLIGSRSLVSNGDPARRISILLLGDGYTAAELPRYRAQAAAVWQALIQVEPFRSYQHFFDVTRLDLASPQSGIRSGSPLGMHFGCDGIARLLCADAQAIGRYTGGSGDGQYVVALANSGSYGGEGGDGMATLSAGSPNAAQIVQHEFGHSIGALGDEYDAAPADADYPNLATEDAATMRREQSKWWRWLGAADPTGGTVGAYPSGNGLYRPTRDSIMRTLGGVYNLPSREALIEAFYRQVRPVDRMDPGPGVVSRPRTLRVFPVPLVGPRQLAVTWTIDGRRAPNPAVHGDRLDTSRLGLAAGRWAQVSATVEDTTPWLRDEAFRRDRMTETVSWVVHA
- a CDS encoding serine protease, whose amino-acid sequence is MRHRRRRTAVWSAVGGAALVGALLATLSPLASAQSSGPSADPARSERIPAVATGSIPAPRQARLGTVSAAALQRFWTPARLAAATPVDAATGAPADKASGSSRTAAVRAAAALPAGVGHSYDNARPSVGILVYADKNLNTHYCTASVVTSPGKSMILTAAHCRPGSWAAFVPDYQAGARTQPYGIWNIRTVYTDSRYAATGSGTDYDYAFAKVAPDSRGRLLQNVTGSNVLTLTPSYVNWAGVTGYPAVSSAPADKAITCWNWTSRLTGLTQMQFLCTGYYSGTSGSPWLIHLNSGTNSGDVIGVVGGYEYGGPNSWISYSPIFTRNTFTLYSYANSH
- a CDS encoding nitrate/nitrite transporter — translated: MFVDPAPPLSPAAAIPSPTVEAPAGSVAVRTDPPGGRRAWLAWSIGVSVYALAVVHRTSLGVAGIAAAGRFGIGASALSTFAILQVLVYAGMQVPVGLLVDRFGPRRVLSCGLVLLTAGQLGFAFATAFTPALISRAVLGCGDAMTFVSVLRVGALWFPHRRNPFIAQLTGLVGTVGNLVSTTLLSQVLHSAGWTPTFATTALLGVLVLAMVVLFLRETPDSPARAPLFRTARADPATADAPGAPPRQPLLPQIKGAWREPGTRLGLWVHFTTAFPAAAFLLLWGMPFLMEGQGESRATAAGLLSLIIVASMGFALLFGRLVSRHPAVRNPLVFTVVLGTGGIWAVVLAWPGPHVPMWLLLVLVLVLGSNGPASLVGLDYARPVNPPERIGTASGIVNMGGFIAAVLALFGIGLVLDLLTPGGGDDYTPHAFRLAFCVLYLPMALGLTQILRLRAPAARREAELGLHRPPGGTEPVRG
- a CDS encoding maleylpyruvate isomerase family mycothiol-dependent enzyme; this translates as MTDTQIVQAYADAWTQSIEAVSELVAPLTEGEWNRPTECPGWSVRDVVSHVIAMETELLGDPRPIHTLPSDLRHVVDEFTRYCEVPVDKRRCHTGPEMTAELEYTVIRRTRVLRGDRYQPLDEVRWPMGPYSRDIPYHQLLRTRVFDVWTHEQDLRRALRAPGGLDSAAAVITRDYLVEMLPKAVAKLAGAPAGSTAVFDVGGPLEFMRTVRVDADGRGSVDARVTLAPSVSLSLDWEAFARLTCGRIPAAGAEVKVEGDQELAGRILDNLAVTP
- a CDS encoding carbon-nitrogen family hydrolase: MRASLLQIDVDLNEPADARRARVADLVRAQHASDLVVLPELWPLGGFAYDEWSPGAETLDGPTAEIMSEAARSAGVWLHAGSIVERDPDGPLYNTSLLFSPSGELTHTYRKIHRFGFDSGEAAAMGPGTEIAVAATEFGTLGLATCYDLRFPELFRTLLDAGAEIFVVPAAWPARRREHWTLLARARAVEEQAFVLACNTAGSHSGVPQAGHSLVVDPWGEVLAEAGAGEEVLTVEFDPGAVARTRADFPVLRDRLMGIAVPRY
- the dhaL gene encoding dihydroxyacetone kinase subunit DhaL codes for the protein MAEPTGLDAGAARAWLLAAAAAVEEAAEQLTELDAAIGDGDHGANLRRGFRAVAAALDGAELPSPGAVLAKAGMTLISSVGGASGPLYGSAFRAMGKSLNPPGADPADTPADAERLAAAFTAGLEAVRRLGAAQPGDKTMVDAWAPAAAAFGAAADQGPAVAAAAAAEAAAAGALATVPLQARKGRASYLGERSIGHQDPGATSTALLFRTLAEVLAKG
- the dhaK gene encoding dihydroxyacetone kinase subunit DhaK; the encoded protein is MKKLINSPDDVVSDALAGIAAAHPELRVDVKERVVARAAATRAGKVALVSGGGSGHEPLHAGFVGPGMLDAACPGEVFTSPVPGQMLAAALGVDGGAGVLLVVKNYTGDVLNFQMAAELAAEEGVSVETVLVDDDVAVQDSTWTAGRRGTGATLFVEKIAGAAAERGDGLAEVAAVGRRVNAASRSFAVALTSGTTPAAGRPGFDLPGDEIEVGVGIHGEPGRRREKLRPAKEIVADMLAAILADQPLESGEEVLVLVNGLGGTPLLELYIVYAEVAALLAAKGVRIARNLVGNYVTSLDMAGVSITVCRADAELLELWDAPVDTPALRWGV
- the dhaM gene encoding dihydroxyacetone kinase phosphoryl donor subunit DhaM, coding for MGEMSTVVGIVLVSHSRDLASGLRALVEQLAAGLVPIAVAGGTEDGGIGTSYELIAAAVAEADRGAGVVVLPDLGSSVLTTRLVLDDLGREDLVMVDAPFVEGAVAACVLASTGAELSAVAAAAREARQIAKF